GCTTTTGGACTAATTTTAAAGCTTCATCAACTGTTAGCTTTCCAGGCTGGATTGATAATCCAAAATAGGTTTTGAGGTTGCTCACCACTTCATAAATTTCAGAATTTAAATGGTCAACTACCAACAGTTCTTGAGGGAATGACACAGATTTTATGCTGTCAAGTTCCTTTTTTAATATATTTTTTTTATTTAGTATATACAGTATTGTTTATGGTAATACTATAGATATTTGTAAGGTTCAATTTGACAATAAAAACATTGATTTGGCCACAAAAAGTTGCGAACAAGAAGCTAAAGCCAACAGTATAGATGGTTTTTTTTACTTAGGCAGGATTTATTTAAATTTAAATCACCCAAAAACCGCGATAAATTTTTTTAAAAAAGCTCAACAATTACCATCCAATTTATCTTACAAAGGAAAAATTTATAGGTATATGGCAATTGCTTATTTGAATCTTTATTTGCAAAATAAATTTCTTTATTATATTTCTCTTGCTTATTTTATATAAAAAGTAATACATATATNNNNNNNNNNTGTTTTTTTAAATACACCGGATATTCATAACTTAAATTTATATGTTTCTATGAATGATATGGTAGCTTTACACTTGATTCATAAATTGTTTTCAAAGTCAATTTTTTATTTTCACAAATCTTTAAAAACAAGTAGTAAAGATTATCGTTCATTGGTTTTTAACGATTTAGCATACACTTATTTTTTTGATAATAAAATATCAAAAGCTTTGTTTTTTGAAAAAAAAGCAATCAAAAACGCACAAAAATACAAAGACTTCAAAGACTTGCCATTGTATCTTTTTAACATAAGTTATTTCCGATATATTAAAAATCAAATTAATGATCCAACAAAAAAACAATGGCAAGAAAACTTTGATAGTTTTCTTGCACATCTAAAAAGATACGTTTTAAAACTTTCCACATTTAATGGTAATACCCAAATTAGTAAAATTATCAATAATGTTGAAAAAATAAACTATTAATCGTAGTATTGTGGTGCTAATTTTATTTTATTGAAAAATTCTGGATCATGACCATACCATATTTTTGCTTTCAAAAAACTGGCAAATTCTTTTAAAGACAGAATCGAATAATATGCATCTTTTGAGTTAGATGCTACACCAGGCGCTGTGTTATTTTCAATATTTTCTTTTAGTGGTGCTACATCGCCAGCTATAATTACCGGTCCATAGTTGTTTAGTTTTACTACAACACTTTGATGACCTGGCGTATGACCTGGTGTTGGTAAAATAAATATGTTGCCATCAAATAAATTTTTCATGCCTACAATTGGTTGCCAATTTATATTTGGGTTTTTGATATCCTCATCCACATAACCATGCTCTAAATTTTTATCGTAAAAATTGGCAGCTTTTAATTCTTCAAGTTGCACAATAACTTTTGCTCTTGGAAATTGCTTTGTATTTGCTGCATGATCAAAGTGCAGGTGTGTTTGGATAATATAGGTTATGCTATTTGTATCTATGCCTAATTTTGAAAGTGCTTCTTTTGGGGTTTCTGTTTTATTTTGAACCTGAGCTATGTTTGATTTTGATTCAAAAGAAATACCTGTGTCAATAAGTACTTTATCATTTCCTAAATCGACCAAAAAATAAGGAACAGGAATATCAATATCTTGAGTTTTATCTGCAGTTGATAGAAGTTTTTGTTTTTTAATTGTCTGTATACCACTTGAAAGTACATAAAGCTTAGGATACATCTTATGCCTCCATTCTTTTTGTGTTTTTTAAAAAATTAACTAGTTTGTCACAAGACACATTGCCATCGTTTTTGACACCCGATATAACAGATACCGCAAATGGCTTAACGATCTTTATTGCCTGATGAATGTTGTCTGCGTTCAGTCTACCAGCAAGTATAATTGGTTTTTGTGTTTTTAGGTTTATAATGGCTGCCTTTTGCCAGTTTTCTGTGAGTTTTGATTTTTCTTTGTGTTGTGCGAAAACAAATATACAATCAACTATTTCATCCAATTTTGTAGCTTTATCCAGCGCATCTTCGAAATTTACATTAACAGGAGCAATAATTTTAATATTTTCAAAATTTTTTTTAATTAAAGCCAATGTATTTATTGATAAAGAGGTATCTTGAATCTGGAGCGTAATTTCTTTACCTAAAGTATCTATCAGGGCTTCTATTAATTTAAAATCTGCCACTTGCGTTATAAAAATTTTTTCTACACTGAATTGCTTTAGTGTTGACTTTAATTCTTCTAATTTTGATATATTTATTTTTATACCTACTCCATCTATTTCTATACCAGAAAGTATTTCAAATTCATTTAGTTTAATATCTGATACATAAACTTTTGGGTATGTCATTTTTACATTGCTGCTTGAATTTTTTTTCTTATTGTTTCTTCGCTTTCTTCAAGAGCTTTTTTAAGTAGCATTGCATCTTTTTTTGCCAATTCTTCTGGTAAAGAATTAGAAACACTCATTCTAAGTTTTAAAAAGGCTTTTAATGTGTCTTTATCTAGGTTTGAAGCTAACTTTAAGTTTGTTTTGCAAAGTTTTACATACTCATCATCTGTTGCTTTTTTTGAAACTTCTATAATTAGTTCTTTTAAGTTTTTAAATTTTTCTTCATCTGTCATGGACAAAAGCTTTTCAAATATATTTTTCATTGTATTTTCCAGTTCCCTTGCATCTTGATTAACAAGTTTTACCACATCAATTTTTTCCATATGAAACCTCCTTTTAAAGTAATTTTCTTGCTGCTTTTGATATGCCTTCTGCTGTTGATGGATGCTGATTGGCATATTCTGCAACATCTTTTAATTTTGCACCCTGTTGAATTAAAACACCCAGTTCTCCAATTAAAGTACTGGCATCTTCGCCTATTATCCATGCGCCTATAAGCTTTAATGATTTTGCGTCATAGAATTGTCTGATTTCTCCTTTGTTTTCTGTTAATATCTGAGCCTTAGCATCAAATGACAAATCAAAGCTAGTCTCTAATATGTCAATTCCCATTGTTTTTGCCTGATCTGGTAAAATGCCTACAAATGCAGCTTCTGGAAATGTGAATACAGAATTTGGAACACACGAGTAATCCATATAATCAATAGGTGTATTATTTGCTAAAATGTTGTTTGCTGCAACTAAAGATTGTCTTGTGGCTGAGTGGAATAGCATTGATTTACCATTGATATCACCGCTTGAGTAAATGTGCTTTATGTTTGTTTGCATACTTGGGCTTGATTCTATACCTTTTTTTGTTATCTTTAAGCCTAAATTTTCAGCCCCTTTTGGTATTACAGGTACTCTGCCAAATGCCATCATTACTAAATCTGCCCTTGCTTGCATTTGTTGACCGTTTTGTTCGTAGAAAACACTGTAATCGTTTACATTTTTTTGAATTTTTATAAGTTT
Above is a genomic segment from Desulfurella sp. containing:
- a CDS encoding N-acyl homoserine lactonase family protein yields the protein MYPKLYVLSSGIQTIKKQKLLSTADKTQDIDIPVPYFLVDLGNDKVLIDTGISFESKSNIAQVQNKTETPKEALSKLGIDTNSITYIIQTHLHFDHAANTKQFPRAKVIVQLEELKAANFYDKNLEHGYVDEDIKNPNINWQPIVGMKNLFDGNIFILPTPGHTPGHQSVVVKLNNYGPVIIAGDVAPLKENIENNTAPGVASNSKDAYYSILSLKEFASFLKAKIWYGHDPEFFNKIKLAPQYYD